The Henckelia pumila isolate YLH828 unplaced genomic scaffold, ASM3356847v2 CTG_461:::fragment_3, whole genome shotgun sequence genome window below encodes:
- the LOC140871791 gene encoding probable 6-phosphogluconolactonase 2 isoform X1 has product MISSGFFSETTARHYSIIDPFCMIFLNLKQCALHSLREKMAVYVAKKDRIELRVHENVDVLSTNLAEYISELSEASIKERGVFTLALSGASIVTVMGKLCESPYKRTVDWAKWYVFFADERGIARNHADSTCKQVRDNLLSKVPIVHSHVYSVNDSVTVERAARDYEFVIRQLVKTRMISVSEIHDCPKFDLVLLEMGPSGNVASLFPNHSVLNLEEEWVTYITDSPEPPPERITFTLPVINSASNVAVVVTGVDKAEAARMAVEDADHESADVPAGMVCPVNGRLVWFLEIAAASKLQNVEFSE; this is encoded by the exons ATGATAAGTAGTGGATTCTTTTCAGAAACAACAGCAAGACATTACAGTATCATTGATCCCTTTtgcatgatttttttaaatttgaaacaGTGTGCTTTACATTCTTTGCGAGAAAAAATGGCTGTTTATGTGGCGAAAAAGGATAGAATAGAGCTAAGAGTTCATGAAAACGTGGATGTATTAAGCACCAACTTGGCAGAGTACATTTCAGAATTATCAGAGGCTTCTATAAAAGAGAGAGGTGTGTTCACCCTTGCTTTATCTGGAGCTTCTATTGTCACTGTGATGGG AAAACTTTGTGAAAGCCCTTACAAGAGGACAGTTGATTGGGCCAAATGGTATGTATTTTTCGCCGATGAACGTGGGATTGCCAGAAATCATGCTGATAGCACTTGTAAGCAAGTGAGGGATAATCTTCTGTCCAAG GTGCCCATCGTTCACAGTCATGTGTATTCTGTCAACGACTCGGTAACGGTAgagcgggcagcccgggactaCGAGTTTGTGATCAGACAGCTTGTCAAGACTCGCATGATTAGTGTTTCTGAAATCCACGACTGTCCTAAATTCGACCTGGTCCTCCTGGAAATGGGACCCAGCGGGAACGTTGCATCGCTGTTCCCGAATCACTCGGTGCTGAATCTGGAAGAAGAATGGGTGACGTACATCACAGATTCACCTGAGCCTCCACCTGAGAGAATCACCTTCACTTTACCTGTTATAAACTCTGCCTCCAATGTCGCGGTGGTTGTCACAGGTGTGGATAAAGCCGAAGCTGCACGAATGGCAGTTGAAGATGCCGACCACGAATCTGCTGATGTGCCTGCGGGGATGGTTTGTCCAGTAAACGGGAGATTGGTGTGGTTTCTTGAAATAGCAGCAgcctcaaaactccaaaatgtaGAATTTTCCGAATAG
- the LOC140871791 gene encoding probable 6-phosphogluconolactonase 2 isoform X2, whose amino-acid sequence MAVYVAKKDRIELRVHENVDVLSTNLAEYISELSEASIKERGVFTLALSGASIVTVMGKLCESPYKRTVDWAKWYVFFADERGIARNHADSTCKQVRDNLLSKVPIVHSHVYSVNDSVTVERAARDYEFVIRQLVKTRMISVSEIHDCPKFDLVLLEMGPSGNVASLFPNHSVLNLEEEWVTYITDSPEPPPERITFTLPVINSASNVAVVVTGVDKAEAARMAVEDADHESADVPAGMVCPVNGRLVWFLEIAAASKLQNVEFSE is encoded by the exons ATGGCTGTTTATGTGGCGAAAAAGGATAGAATAGAGCTAAGAGTTCATGAAAACGTGGATGTATTAAGCACCAACTTGGCAGAGTACATTTCAGAATTATCAGAGGCTTCTATAAAAGAGAGAGGTGTGTTCACCCTTGCTTTATCTGGAGCTTCTATTGTCACTGTGATGGG AAAACTTTGTGAAAGCCCTTACAAGAGGACAGTTGATTGGGCCAAATGGTATGTATTTTTCGCCGATGAACGTGGGATTGCCAGAAATCATGCTGATAGCACTTGTAAGCAAGTGAGGGATAATCTTCTGTCCAAG GTGCCCATCGTTCACAGTCATGTGTATTCTGTCAACGACTCGGTAACGGTAgagcgggcagcccgggactaCGAGTTTGTGATCAGACAGCTTGTCAAGACTCGCATGATTAGTGTTTCTGAAATCCACGACTGTCCTAAATTCGACCTGGTCCTCCTGGAAATGGGACCCAGCGGGAACGTTGCATCGCTGTTCCCGAATCACTCGGTGCTGAATCTGGAAGAAGAATGGGTGACGTACATCACAGATTCACCTGAGCCTCCACCTGAGAGAATCACCTTCACTTTACCTGTTATAAACTCTGCCTCCAATGTCGCGGTGGTTGTCACAGGTGTGGATAAAGCCGAAGCTGCACGAATGGCAGTTGAAGATGCCGACCACGAATCTGCTGATGTGCCTGCGGGGATGGTTTGTCCAGTAAACGGGAGATTGGTGTGGTTTCTTGAAATAGCAGCAgcctcaaaactccaaaatgtaGAATTTTCCGAATAG
- the LOC140871792 gene encoding uncharacterized protein, with amino-acid sequence MNQGVQKNTLYVGGLAEEVNESILHAAFIPFGDIKDVKTPLDLATQKHRSFGFVTFLEREDAAAAMDNMDGAELYGRVLTVNYALPEKIKGGEQGWAAQPIWADADTWFERQQQEQEMLRLQEEQRAAMKEAEELHRKKIADEREGEKDETTDPMAKAEAEVLKQNSAA; translated from the exons ATGAATCAGGGAGTGCAGAAGAACACCCTCTACGTGGGCGGTTTAGCGGAGGAAGTGAACGAGAGCATACTCCACGCGGCGTTCATACCGTTCGGCGACATTAAGGATGTGAAGACCCCGCTGGACCTGGCCACACAGAAGCACCGCTCCTTCGGATTCGTTACATTTCTGGAGAGAGAAGACGCCGCCGCCGCCATGGACAACATGGACGGCGCCGAGCTGTACGGCCGCGTGTTAACTGTTAATTACGCACTCCCGGAGAAAATCAAGGGTGGCGAACAAGGATGGGCAGCTCAACCCA TTTGGGCGGATGCCGACACATGGTTCGAGAGACAGCAACAAGAACAGGAAATGCTGCGGCTTCAAGAGGAGCAGCGTGCCGCGATGAAGGAAGCTGAAGAGTTGCACAGGAAGAAAATTGCTGATGAACGAGAAGGCGAAAAAGATGAGACGACGGATCCCATGGCAAAAGCTGAAGCTGAGGTTTTGAAACAGAACTCTGCGGCGTAG
- the LOC140872128 gene encoding cytochrome b5: protein MPTITKLYTMEEASEHDTREDCWVVIDGKVYDVTTYLEEHPGGDDILLEVTGKDATDEFEDAGHSKTARELMGQFFIGELDPTVPAIPKMEIASKKQKLEDLPIPNKILNFSKQYWAVPVAAVGISVVVGFVFLRRK from the exons ATGCCTACTATAACAAAGCTTTACACGATGGAAGAAGCGTCTGAGCACGACACCAGAGAAGATTGTTGGGTCGTTATTGATGGCAAG GTGTACGATGTGACAACATATTTAGAAGAACACCCAGGTGGAGATGATATTTTACTCGAGGTTACAG GCAAAGACGCCACTGATGAATTTGAAGATGCGGGGCATAGCAAAACTGCAAGGGAACTGATGGGGCAATTCTTCATCGGGGAACTTGATCCGACGGTCCCTGCTATTCCAAAAATGGAGATCGCTTCCAAGAAGCAAAAACTTGAGGACCTCCCAATCCCCAATAAAATCTTGAACTTCAGTAAGCAATACTGGGCTGTTCCTGTTGCTGCTGTTGGCATATCAGTGGTCGTCGGCTTCGTATTCTTACGCAGGAAATAG
- the LOC140872198 gene encoding cytochrome P450 85A-like: protein MEVLVVFSWWVLGFISLVFLVKWNNGIWYRRKGLPPGSMGWPFFGQTFDFIKQGPKFMRNQRERHGSVFKSHILGSPTVISMDPELNRYILLNESKGLIPGYPQSMLDVLGHLNIAAVSGPAHKLLRSNMLSLVGTPLIKDRLLPRLDKYMRIHVSNWDGLVVDIQEKTMDMALMIAFKQIAEAESSSVYEDFMSEFGKLLAGSLSLPIYFPGTKYYHGIQGRKKVIKILVDVMEKRWDSEVVYDDILEYLLRDMDAKLIHLDEVIDQIITILYSGYETVSTTSMMAVKYLHDHPQALQELRDEHFEIRKGKNSAEEPLDWEDFKSMKFTRAVIFETLRLATVINGVLRKTTKDMTLNGFVIPKGWRIYVYTREINYDPFLYPEPFEFNPWRWMDKSLESHKYCFLFGGGGRLCPGKELGIVKVSAFLHYFVTTYRWKEVGGEKILQFPRVEAPNGYHIRVMNL, encoded by the exons ATGGAGGTTTTGGTGGTGTTTTCTTGGTGGGTTTTGGGGTTCATTTCGTTGGTGTTTTTGGTGAAATGGAATAATGGGATTTGGTACAGGAGAAAAGGGTTGCCTCCAGGTTCAATGGGGTGGCCATTTTTTGGCCAGACTTTTGATTTCATCAAGCAAGGGCCTAAGTTCATGAGAAACCAAAGGGAAAG GCATGGAAGTGTATTCAAATCCCACATATTAGGAAGTCCCACCGTTATCTCAATGGATCCGGAGCTCAACAGATACATTCTCTTGAATGAATCCAAGGGATTGATCCCTGGATATCCACAGTCAATGTTGGATGTTTTAGGACACCTTAACATAGCCGCGGTATCCGGCCCGGCTCACAAACTCTTGAGGAGTAACATGTTGTCGTTGGTCGGGACTCCCTTGATCAAGGACCGGCTTCTGCCTCGCCTAGACAAGTACATGAGGATTCATGTGTCGAATTGGGATGGCTTGGTTGTTGATATTCAAGAGAAGACTATGGAC ATGGCATTGATGATAGCCTTCAAACAGATTGCAGAGGCGGAGTCGAGCTCGGTTTATGAGGATTTCATGTCTGAGTTTGGGAAGTTGTTGGCAGGGTCACTTTCTCTGCCTATCTATTTTCCAGGAACCAAGTACTATCATGGAATTCAGGGAAGGAAAAAAGTGATCAAAATTTTGGTGGATGTAATGGAGAAGAGATGGGATTCTGAAGTAGTTTATGATGACATACTAGAGTATTTGTTGAGAGATATGGATGCAAAACTGATTCATCTCGACGAAGTGATCGATCAAATCATCACGATTCTGTATTCGGGATATGAAACGGTTTCGACTACTTCCATGATGGCTGTGAAATATCTGCATGATCATCCACAAGCCCTGCAAGAACTGAGG GACGAGCATTTTGAGATCAGGAAAGGGAAAAACTCTGCTGAAGAGCCACTCGATTGGGAGGACTTCAAATCCATGAAGTTTACCCGAGCA GTCATCTTCGAAACTTTGAGGCTGGCTACGGTTATCAATGGGGTGCTGAGAAAGACAACAAAAGACATGACTTTGAATG GATTTGTCATCCCAAAAGGATGGAGAATCTATGTGTACACAAGAGAGATAAACTATGATCCTTTCCTCTATCCCGAGCCCTTCGAATTCAATCCATGGAGGTGGATG GATAAGAGCTTAGAATCACATAAATATTGCTTCTTGTTCGGAGGAGGCGGCCGGTTGTGCCCTGGGAAGGAGCTGGGAATAGTTAAAGTTTCTGCTTTTCTTCACTATTTTGTTACTACATATAG ATGGAAGGAAGTTGGAGGAGAAAAGATCCTACAGTTCCCTAGAGTGGAAGCACCAAATGGCTATCATATTAGGGTGATGAACTTGTAA